The DNA window TAAACCTTTAGGTGAAGACTTGTTTAAAAATAAATCCCAAGATAAAATAGCAACAGTAATAAGTGAAAAAATTCTCGATGAGGAAGGATTTAAGATTATTGGTATAGATGGAACTTGGGGGTCAGGAAAAAGTAATTTAGTACAATTAATAGAGAAAAAAGTAGAAAAAACTCATAAATTCTTTATCTATGATGTCTGGGGGCATCAGGAAGATGAGCAAAGAAAAGCTATATTAGTAGAACTAACTGAGTTCATTAAAAATGACAAAGATCTTCTTAAAAAGAATGATAAAAAAAATTGGGATGATAAACTAAAGATATTATTGGCTAATTCAAAAGAAACAACTACCATTAATCAGCCGTACCTAAGTGTTGGATTTATTTTTAGCTTGCTATCTATTGTTTATATTCCGACTGTCAATGTATTTAAGGATTCTATTAAAGATTTCTTTCAAATAGAATCATGGTTTTGGAAATTAGTATTGGTAGCTTTTCCAATTTTTATTGTTATTGGTATTTATATTTACAATCTTATTAGAAATTGGAAAAATAAAAGGGGATTTTGTAGGTCATTTCGATATGCCGCTGAAGAAACTTTTCAGGTATATACTAATAAACAGAAAGAAGAAACAAAAATTGAAACAATTTCTGAAAACCAACCATCTGTTAGAGATTTTCAAAAATGGATGGAGGAAATTGACGAAGATTTAAATAAAAAAATAATCTTAGTCTTTGATAATTTTGACAGGTTACCTAAAAAACATATTCTAAATATTTGGTCTTCTATTCATATATTTTTTGCAGAGAAAAATTATAAAAATATTAAGGTGGTATTACCTTTCGATAGAGAGCATATTCAAAATGCTTTTAAGGAATTGAATATCGATGGAACTGATAAAACTTTTGGTGATGATTACGTGAATAAAACTTTTGACATTGTTTTTAGAGTAACACTCCCGATTATGTCTGATTGGAAGCAGTTTTTTAAGAACCAATGGGAGAAAGCTTTTATTAATTATGATACAAATGAATTACGTTTAGTAATACAAGTTTATGAGTTTTTAAATAAAAGAATCACTCCCAGAGAAATTATTGCTTTTGTAAATGAGATTTTAACTATTAAACTTTTGGATGAAAATTTCAAAGAGAGATATATTGCAGTATTTGTTTTAAAAAAAGATGAAATTTTAAAAAATCCCTTAAAGGCCATTACAGATTTAGACTATTTAGATGGTTTAAAATCAATTTACTTTAATGATTCTGATTTTTCAAAGCAAATAACCGCAATCATTTATCATATTGCGGTAGACGATGCAATTGAGCTAATTTATACTCAGGAGTTAAAAGATGCATTAAACAGAAATGATGTGGATACATTTAACTCTATTTGTAAGTCTGATTTTGCAGATTCGATTTTTATGTCAGCAATTGTTGATATTGATATTTTAGAAAATCCAATTAAGACCTTATCTGAAATTCAAAAAGACACCAATATTCCTGAATTACAAATTGAACAAGCTTGGAAAAACTTTTATTATAAAGTTATAAATAAAAATCCTCAGACTGAAAAACTTGTAATTGAAGACTGGCAGCTAATTTTAATTACTAATTATAATGATGATAAATATTTAAAAACTTTATTACTCCAATATACTGAATTAATTACTGATTCTAATATAGCAGCATATACTTCTTTGATTGACCGCTTAATAGATGGTGTAGGAAGTGATAGAGTATTGCCTTTATTGGTTCCTAAAAACATTCAGGCTTCAAATTTTGTTGAGTTAGTGGAAAACAAGGGGAGCGATTATAAGAAATATAGACTAAGCTCAGATGGTAAATCTATTGATAAATATGTCTCTGAATTAAAAATTGATAATATTTTAGAATTAGATAATACTGATGTATTGTGTCAAGATTTTGTTTTAAATGATTATAAGAAACATTTAAAGATAAATTTGAATACTGCTGTAGACCAAAATGATGTTCAGAAAGTAAATGATATACTTTTAAAAATTAAAGAGACTACAAAAAATGAAAGTGCAGCATTAAAGGATTTATTAGATGATGGTAAAATATATACTTTTTATGTTGGTAATAGTTCATCAACACTATCAATTATTAACGACTTAATTGCAATGAGAATTGCGAGAGGGGCAAAATTCAACACTTCTTATAGAACATATTTTACTGATATTTTAAATACTAACGATGAAGCCAAAGCAAAGGAGATTGGAGGTGAAATTCTAAATTATGTTTCATTTGATGAACTTTTAATTAGTTCCGAATATTTTAGTGACTCCATATTATTTAAAAATATTATTTTGAGTATGTTTGCCAATTCATCTTTAGACAAATGGGCAGATATTAAGAAGCTGATTGATAATTATGATAAAATTAAATCTTCGCTAAAACTAAAAGATGACCAGCTACTAAATGAGTTAGATGAATGGAAAGTAGAAAATTCTGATTTATTTTTAGGTGATTTAAGTGATGAATTTATTGATGATTGTTTTAATTATAATGATTTTTCAATATCAAAAAGTTTTATAGAAAAATTTAATCGGGAATTTCAAAGTTTAGATAATGATGGTTATATAGCTGTTTTTGATTCTGAAAATAATATCCACTTTAAATATTTTGATTATTTGGGCACTATGTCTCTAACTCAATCCTCTTTAGATGTATTTAAGGAGCGGTTTTTATCAAAAATTCAAGAGGGTAAAGATAGTGAGCATTGGTGGAAAATATTAGACAAATATGAAGCGAATAACCCTAATTTATCAATCGAAAATAGTTTAAAAGATATTAGAGATCAGTTTTTAAACGGGAATATTGAATTAAATCTTGCTACAGCACAAAAAATTCTACCATTTTTTATTAAGTATGATTTATTAGATCCCTCAACAGATATTTTTAGAACCATTATTAAAAACAGTTTTTTAAATAATAATGAATTTTTAGATATTTTATTACAATATACGGATTATTTGAAGAATTTATATCAAGCAACTGTTCAAGGTCAAAAGGATGGATTCCGAAATATAATTAACGAGAAGAGAGATAGTAATAAAAAATTAGAGCAATTAGCTAAGCAAATTGGAATCAGAAAACCAAAAGATAAGTAATAACTATCATATATATTTTAAAAATACAAACTTGCCCTCCAAAGCCAAGAGACTTTGGACCAAGTTTTAAGCAAATAATCTTATTTACCAACTCAAAATTGGAACACTTTCCACCAGCGCACAATATTTAAAAAATGATTAATAACAATCATTTCTCTTTATGACTTATATCCTATTTTTGTAAAAAAACTAATGGACAAATTAAGTTTTCTGGAAGTTATTGCTGCGATAGCGGTTTTTATATCGCTGCTGCTTTCTGTTTTTTTATTAACGGTAAAAACAGAAAGAAAACTGGAAAACAGATTATTTGCAGCGTTCCTTATCATGAATGCCATTGATATCAGCGGAATTTTCATGCACCTTTTTGTGGACAGCTATAATCTGAAAGCTTTCAAAATATCTGCTTACTTATTGGTAATGCCTCTTTTTTATCTTTACGTGAATGCTGTTTGTTATTCTGATTTCACCTTAAAAAGAAAGCATTTACTGCATCTTATTCCTTTTACTGTTGCCAACTTAATGTTGGTTCCAAGACTTTATCTGGCAGAAGGTGCTGCTAAAGAAGCTTTCTTTACCACGATGTGGCAATCTCCTGAAATGTTTGTGTATCAGCTCATCGGGGAACTGCAGTTTTTCTTTTATATCGTTGCCGTATTCATTGTGCTTAAAAAATATAAGAAGATTTATCTTGAAAACTACACGAATCCCAACACCTTGTTATACCAATGGCTGTTTCAGCTTACCACCATTTTCCTATTCATCCATGTATGTATTATTTTTAAAAATATCATACGATATACGGCATACAACGATCTGTTTATCTGGATCCATATTGTAGCGGGAACTTCCTTTTTACTGGCTGCCTGCTGGTTTATATTAAAAGCATTAAATTATCCAGAGCTTTTTCGAAGAATTGATTCTACGTTACAACCGACAGAAGATTTTGCAGAAACATTAGAAACTGAAAATAAAACCGATGAAACAAAAAGCATTCAGATCGAACAGCTTAAAAAATTTATGGTTGAAAAAGAACCTTTCCTGGAACCTTCATTAACGATTCAGGAATTAGCGGACCAGGTGAACATTCCTGTTCGTGAGTTGTCCGTATTGATTAACCATCACCTTAATCAGCACTTTTTTGATTTTGTAAATGAATACCGCGTTAAAAAAGCAATGACCCTTCTGAAAGATCCCACGAAAAAACAATATACGGTGTTAGAAATTTTATATGAAGTGGGTTTTAATTCAAAATCTTCTTTTCATACATCATTTAAAAAATACACGAACCAAACGCCAACAGCATTCAGAAATAGTTGATAATTAATTCATTGTAAATAATCGAACTTTGAATTGCAGATAATCGGACTCATTGTATTCATTAAAATGAGTCCGACTTTTTTATATGGACTTTTTTCAGGATTCTCTACAGCATATTTGCGTCAGATTATGAATATCAAATTAAAATTCTGACCATGAAATATGTAACCCTTATTTTATTTTTTGCCTTAGTTGGGTGTAATAGTGTTCACCCAACCCATCAACAAAATATTGAAAATGCCATTACAAAAAATGCTCTTCAGTTATTAGAAGACAAAAGATTTCATTCTGTTTCCATTGCCGTGCTTAAGGATGGAAAATCTACCATCAAACATTTTGGAGAATTAACAATTGGAAAGGGAAACAAACCCAACGATTCTACCCTTTATGAATTAGCTTCTGTCACTAAAACTTTTACAGGTTATGTAGCCGCTAAAGCCGTACTTGATCAAAAAATACATTTAGAGGATGATATCAGACTCTATCTTAACGAACCATACCCCAATTTAGAGTTCAAAGGTGAGCCTATAAGAATCAAACACCTCATCACCCATACCAGTGGATTTCCTAATTTCCCTATAAAAAGCGAAAATAAGAAGGCTTTTTTTGAAGGATTGAAACTCATCAAAATTGAAACGAAGCCGGGAGAAGTCTATTCTTATTCAAACACGGCTCCGGAGCTGACCGCCTATATCCTTGAAAAAGTGTATCAAAAATCTTTTGAGGGATTGGTCACTGAATGTATTTTGAAGCCCAATACCATGAACCAAACAAAATTTACACTCACTGAAAATGACAGAACAAGATTGGTAAAAGGTTATAACGATAAAAACGAGTTAATGCCTAACTTCAACAGAACTTTATGGGGTGGAATCTCAGGATTGCACTCTACAACAACAGATTTAGTGAAATATATGAAATTGCAGCTTGACCAGTCAAACCTTATTGTCAACGAATCTCATAAAAAATTATACAAAGAAGGTTCTGATTTTTGGGAAGGATATCATTGGTACATCATAGAAAATGGTAATGAATTCATTTACAGACATCACGGTGGTATATACGGAATGCAGAATTGGTTTGTGATTTATCCTAAACAAAATATAGGAATATCCATATTGACCAACACCAGCTTTAATGAAACTGGAGAAATTTTAGAAAAAGTAGTTGATAAGTTGTATGATGACATCAAGGTAAACTAAAAAATAGGCAACAATATATTTTAATGGACTCAATCTAATCTTTTAGTAAGAGCTTATGATTGGAGCATGAGAATGGGTATGAAGTTAGAAGGTCAACAGATTAGTGAATACGATAAGTTTAAAACAAGTGTTAAAGACAGTTGGATTTTAAAGCAAAAACTCAGTAATTTTAAAATCCTAAATCCATGGAGATGAGAATATCTTTTTCAATTATTTTATTATTTTTTTGGTCTTTTTTAAATTCCCAGATTTCAATGTTGGTAAAGGAATTACCTTCATACAAATATAAATATTATGTACCGAATAATGATGAGGCAACAAATTACGAATATCAATATCCTGGACACCTTATAGAAATAACAATATCAAATACATCGGATAAAAGTGTATCTTTTCCGATTGATACAGCTAGCTATGCAATGCCTTTTACCGATAATATCGAGCTATATTATAATAGTAAGCCCAATATAATTTCTAAGGGTGATCGTTATAATGTTCTGGGAGCATATGCTTTTATATATCAAAAAGGAATATTTAAGGATTTTGATGCAGGAACTGATCCTTTTTATGAAGAGGAGCAACTGATTGAAATACAAAAAATTGAAAATACCAGACTTCAGAAGATCAACGAATGGAAAGATGCAAAAAAAATTACTGATGAATTATTTGCCACCTATAATTGGTATATGATGACGCATATGGTAACCATCTTACCCCATGATAAAATCACATATAAATTGTATTTTAATCCATTCTTAAAGAAAATGTCTGAATATAGTGATAGACTTTATTATGATCAATTAGATTCTAAAGTTCCATACAATGTCACTTTTAGATTGATACTTAATAAAAATTTGTATCAATTTCTAACTTTAGAGGATAAAAAGAAATATCCTGATTTATTTATAGGGACAATATCTTCAAATTCTCTTATTTTTAAATAAGAGACAAATCAATTTTTAATTCTTTCAACTTTGCGGAAAGCCCTTTTTCCTATAATTATAACTGGATTAGATGCAGTTGAACTCATTTCCTTAAAAAAGTTAATTGTTTTTATCAATTCGTATGAAAGAACTACATTTAGCCACCACAAATCTTTAAAACAACTCCTATAAAAAATTGATTTATACAACACTTTTAAATATTGCTATTTTTCAGGGAATAGTCTTAGGCTTGGTTATTTTAAAGTCTTCTCTCTTTAATAGCAATTCAAATAAATATTTAGCCTGCTTATTATTTACACTTTCAATTAAATTACTGAATCATGTTTTTGAGATTCAACAGGTATTCACCTCCTATCCTCTTCTCCATATTATAGATAACATCGAGTGGGTATTCCTAATGCCTGCTTTCCTATTCCTGTTTATTAAAAGCAGAACTGATCATACCGGAAAATGGAAACAAAAAAATTATTTGTTTTTTAT is part of the Chryseobacterium paludis genome and encodes:
- a CDS encoding helix-turn-helix domain-containing protein is translated as MDKLSFLEVIAAIAVFISLLLSVFLLTVKTERKLENRLFAAFLIMNAIDISGIFMHLFVDSYNLKAFKISAYLLVMPLFYLYVNAVCYSDFTLKRKHLLHLIPFTVANLMLVPRLYLAEGAAKEAFFTTMWQSPEMFVYQLIGELQFFFYIVAVFIVLKKYKKIYLENYTNPNTLLYQWLFQLTTIFLFIHVCIIFKNIIRYTAYNDLFIWIHIVAGTSFLLAACWFILKALNYPELFRRIDSTLQPTEDFAETLETENKTDETKSIQIEQLKKFMVEKEPFLEPSLTIQELADQVNIPVRELSVLINHHLNQHFFDFVNEYRVKKAMTLLKDPTKKQYTVLEILYEVGFNSKSSFHTSFKKYTNQTPTAFRNS
- a CDS encoding serine hydrolase domain-containing protein, encoding MKYVTLILFFALVGCNSVHPTHQQNIENAITKNALQLLEDKRFHSVSIAVLKDGKSTIKHFGELTIGKGNKPNDSTLYELASVTKTFTGYVAAKAVLDQKIHLEDDIRLYLNEPYPNLEFKGEPIRIKHLITHTSGFPNFPIKSENKKAFFEGLKLIKIETKPGEVYSYSNTAPELTAYILEKVYQKSFEGLVTECILKPNTMNQTKFTLTENDRTRLVKGYNDKNELMPNFNRTLWGGISGLHSTTTDLVKYMKLQLDQSNLIVNESHKKLYKEGSDFWEGYHWYIIENGNEFIYRHHGGIYGMQNWFVIYPKQNIGISILTNTSFNETGEILEKVVDKLYDDIKVN
- a CDS encoding KAP family NTPase yields the protein MEKKNNDSNENKYKFLTNKPLGEDLFKNKSQDKIATVISEKILDEEGFKIIGIDGTWGSGKSNLVQLIEKKVEKTHKFFIYDVWGHQEDEQRKAILVELTEFIKNDKDLLKKNDKKNWDDKLKILLANSKETTTINQPYLSVGFIFSLLSIVYIPTVNVFKDSIKDFFQIESWFWKLVLVAFPIFIVIGIYIYNLIRNWKNKRGFCRSFRYAAEETFQVYTNKQKEETKIETISENQPSVRDFQKWMEEIDEDLNKKIILVFDNFDRLPKKHILNIWSSIHIFFAEKNYKNIKVVLPFDREHIQNAFKELNIDGTDKTFGDDYVNKTFDIVFRVTLPIMSDWKQFFKNQWEKAFINYDTNELRLVIQVYEFLNKRITPREIIAFVNEILTIKLLDENFKERYIAVFVLKKDEILKNPLKAITDLDYLDGLKSIYFNDSDFSKQITAIIYHIAVDDAIELIYTQELKDALNRNDVDTFNSICKSDFADSIFMSAIVDIDILENPIKTLSEIQKDTNIPELQIEQAWKNFYYKVINKNPQTEKLVIEDWQLILITNYNDDKYLKTLLLQYTELITDSNIAAYTSLIDRLIDGVGSDRVLPLLVPKNIQASNFVELVENKGSDYKKYRLSSDGKSIDKYVSELKIDNILELDNTDVLCQDFVLNDYKKHLKINLNTAVDQNDVQKVNDILLKIKETTKNESAALKDLLDDGKIYTFYVGNSSSTLSIINDLIAMRIARGAKFNTSYRTYFTDILNTNDEAKAKEIGGEILNYVSFDELLISSEYFSDSILFKNIILSMFANSSLDKWADIKKLIDNYDKIKSSLKLKDDQLLNELDEWKVENSDLFLGDLSDEFIDDCFNYNDFSISKSFIEKFNREFQSLDNDGYIAVFDSENNIHFKYFDYLGTMSLTQSSLDVFKERFLSKIQEGKDSEHWWKILDKYEANNPNLSIENSLKDIRDQFLNGNIELNLATAQKILPFFIKYDLLDPSTDIFRTIIKNSFLNNNEFLDILLQYTDYLKNLYQATVQGQKDGFRNIINEKRDSNKKLEQLAKQIGIRKPKDK